The Gracilimonas sp. genome includes a region encoding these proteins:
- a CDS encoding four helix bundle protein, producing the protein MRGNNLYEKAYAFAVRIVKAYQFLSSDKKEFIISKQLLKSGTSIGANIAEANGGISKADFSAKLSISYKECLETKYWLSLLKDTDFIDEKLYNSMYEDADELAKILFSILKTTRINR; encoded by the coding sequence ATGAGAGGTAATAATCTATATGAAAAGGCGTACGCATTTGCCGTTCGGATAGTAAAAGCGTACCAGTTTTTAAGCTCTGATAAAAAAGAGTTCATTATTTCAAAACAACTTTTAAAAAGTGGAACCAGCATCGGTGCAAATATTGCCGAAGCTAATGGTGGTATTTCAAAAGCTGACTTTTCAGCAAAGTTATCCATATCATATAAAGAATGTCTTGAAACAAAATATTGGCTTTCTCTTCTTAAAGACACTGACTTTATTGATGAAAAACTGTACAACAGTATGTACGAAGATGCTGATGAACTCGCCAAAATCTTATTCTCCATTCTTAAAACAACACGCATTAATCGATAA
- a CDS encoding YdeI/OmpD-associated family protein, whose translation MPEPDPTKILPFASSKDLGHWLKRNHATEYELWVKIFKKKTGIPSVTWNDVVIEVLCWGWIDGIRKSLDEQAYLQRITPRKARSNWSKRNRELAERLISEGRMMESGLSQVRAAQLDGRWEKAYVASELEVPADFLEALHGKLKAKQFFETLNKSSRYHIAYGLTSAKKPETRQRRFAKFMDMLAREEKPA comes from the coding sequence ATGCCGGAACCCGATCCAACAAAAATCTTACCCTTTGCATCGTCAAAAGATCTCGGCCATTGGCTAAAACGGAATCATGCCACTGAGTATGAACTGTGGGTAAAAATATTCAAGAAGAAGACCGGGATTCCGAGCGTGACCTGGAATGATGTCGTGATTGAGGTACTTTGCTGGGGCTGGATCGACGGTATCCGGAAGTCATTGGATGAACAGGCTTATCTTCAACGGATTACTCCCAGGAAAGCCCGAAGCAACTGGTCAAAAAGGAACAGAGAACTTGCCGAACGTTTGATAAGCGAAGGCCGCATGATGGAATCGGGACTCAGCCAGGTTCGCGCCGCCCAATTGGATGGCCGATGGGAGAAAGCCTATGTGGCAAGCGAATTGGAAGTGCCGGCAGATTTCCTGGAAGCACTCCATGGCAAGCTGAAAGCAAAACAGTTCTTTGAAACACTCAACAAATCAAGTCGCTATCACATCGCCTATGGATTGACATCAGCGAAGAAGCCCGAAACCAGGCAGAGGCGATTTGCAAAATTCATGGATATGCTGGCTCGTGAAGAAAAACCGGCTTGA
- a CDS encoding redoxin family protein, protein MKSFLLLLLVVLFSAPVFAQVNTGDPAPGFTYTSLDGDEVSLSDFEGKVVYIFFYGAGCPHCLDNGPITENDIYQPYMEDTGFVALGLDTWNLSRSANQSFQSETGITYTLLLNARQSLEDYYGNTSSYDRSVVISKEGEIAYKGTGFVDTDTEQVIAVIEEELSKTITSAEPTGQSPERISLAQNYPNPFNPVTTISYALDKPAQVSLKIYNMLGAEVATLVNERQSAGQKTVSWNALSSSGSAVPSGMYIYQLRTEGQVLTKKMTLIK, encoded by the coding sequence ATGAAGTCATTTTTACTGCTCTTACTTGTCGTTCTTTTTTCAGCTCCGGTTTTTGCCCAGGTAAATACTGGTGATCCGGCTCCCGGGTTTACCTACACATCACTGGATGGGGATGAGGTCTCCCTTTCTGATTTTGAAGGCAAAGTGGTCTATATCTTTTTTTATGGAGCCGGTTGTCCACACTGCCTCGATAATGGCCCCATCACGGAGAACGACATCTACCAACCCTATATGGAAGACACCGGCTTCGTTGCCCTGGGCCTGGATACCTGGAACTTATCCCGGTCGGCAAACCAAAGCTTTCAATCGGAAACCGGAATCACTTATACTTTACTGCTGAATGCCCGCCAAAGCCTGGAAGATTACTACGGAAATACCTCCTCTTACGACCGGTCAGTAGTAATCTCCAAAGAGGGAGAAATCGCCTATAAAGGAACGGGATTTGTTGACACAGATACCGAACAGGTAATCGCTGTAATTGAGGAAGAATTGTCTAAAACCATCACCTCTGCGGAGCCAACCGGTCAGTCTCCGGAGCGAATCAGCTTAGCTCAAAATTACCCGAATCCGTTTAACCCGGTCACCACGATCTCATATGCTCTGGATAAGCCGGCTCAGGTTTCCCTCAAAATCTACAACATGCTGGGGGCTGAAGTAGCCACATTGGTGAATGAGCGCCAATCGGCCGGACAAAAAACCGTAAGCTGGAATGCGTTGAGTTCATCAGGAAGTGCAGTCCCTTCCGGGATGTACATTTACCAACTCCGAACAGAAGGTCAGGTGCTCACCAAAAAGATGACGCTGATTAAGTAA
- a CDS encoding TonB-dependent receptor has protein sequence MKKVSLVLAVFFCFNGILFAQSGSGTITGKVTSEGEPVVGANVGIPEIQKGSPTDVDGTFEIKNVPAGKYKLQITAVGFDKVIKRISVKSGETTTVDIRIKETRLELEQMVVTGTMRQTYVKESPVKVNVVKAAQLQQGRTSSNIMDLISSVNGLSTQLNCGVCGTNAIRINGVEGPNTAVLIDGMPIMGALASVYGLNGISPSIIDQVEVIKGPQSTLYGTQALGGVVNIITKNPAITPTFSADVYAKSTEEGNINLAYSPRAGRFEGFVSGNILHLENYFDENGDNFNDLVKQSRVSLFGKGTLLGENMEQRLNVATKYYTENRTGGLEAFSDDLRGSDQIYGESIYTNRFEFMTEYRPAGLNEQLRISGAVTHHDQDSYYGTDWYDAQQGIAFGQATWDQPIGENFQLLAGTTIRYETYNDNTPATSSGADKRWIPGVFSQGELKAGDFTFLGGIRVDHHSEHGFVTAPRLSSKFSPSDLTTFRISAGTGFRVVNVFTEDHAALTGSREVVFNEDLEPEESKSITGSLEQIIPFGTNPMTVSLDGFYTRFSNKIIPDYDQDPNLIVYENLDGFSVTQGFSVGLEQNFTALPVTYNASITIMDVYTEENGQRQALAYAPEYTGVFGATYNFRSLDLSLGYNGNLVGPKRMPANYAEDFGRSSKSPAYSTHDLKITKEFTNVNSEKGIGFEAYLSAENIFNYTQGSPLVGAGNPFGPEFDTIYTWGPIIGRTFSIGARLNLR, from the coding sequence ATGAAAAAAGTGTCGCTGGTTTTAGCCGTCTTTTTCTGTTTTAATGGAATCCTTTTTGCACAATCCGGCAGTGGAACAATCACCGGAAAAGTAACCTCGGAGGGAGAGCCTGTGGTTGGCGCAAATGTTGGCATCCCGGAAATACAGAAAGGAAGTCCCACGGACGTAGATGGAACATTTGAAATAAAAAATGTACCTGCCGGAAAGTATAAGCTTCAAATCACTGCTGTTGGTTTTGATAAGGTAATTAAGAGAATAAGTGTGAAGTCCGGCGAGACTACGACTGTTGACATCAGGATAAAAGAGACGCGTTTGGAGCTGGAGCAAATGGTGGTTACCGGGACCATGCGCCAAACCTATGTAAAGGAATCTCCGGTGAAGGTGAATGTGGTGAAAGCGGCCCAGCTTCAGCAAGGGAGAACCAGTTCCAATATCATGGACCTGATCAGCAGTGTAAACGGACTTTCAACCCAGCTTAACTGTGGTGTTTGCGGAACCAACGCTATTCGGATTAACGGAGTGGAAGGACCAAATACAGCCGTATTAATTGACGGCATGCCGATTATGGGTGCTTTGGCTTCGGTGTATGGGTTGAATGGAATCAGTCCTTCAATCATCGATCAGGTGGAAGTGATTAAAGGTCCCCAATCTACTTTGTATGGAACACAGGCACTGGGCGGGGTGGTGAACATCATCACCAAAAACCCGGCTATTACACCCACTTTTTCAGCGGATGTGTATGCCAAAAGCACCGAAGAGGGGAATATAAATCTGGCATACTCTCCCAGGGCTGGTCGGTTTGAAGGCTTTGTAAGTGGAAATATTTTGCATCTCGAAAATTACTTTGATGAAAACGGCGATAACTTCAACGACCTGGTTAAACAATCGCGGGTATCGCTATTTGGAAAAGGAACGCTGCTTGGTGAGAATATGGAGCAGCGTTTGAATGTTGCAACGAAGTACTACACCGAGAACCGAACGGGAGGATTAGAAGCGTTCAGCGATGACCTTCGTGGCTCCGATCAGATTTATGGGGAGTCTATTTATACCAACCGGTTTGAGTTTATGACGGAATACCGGCCGGCCGGCTTGAATGAACAACTCAGGATCAGCGGTGCCGTCACGCATCATGATCAGGATAGTTATTATGGAACCGATTGGTACGATGCGCAGCAGGGAATTGCATTTGGTCAGGCTACGTGGGATCAACCCATTGGTGAGAACTTCCAGCTGCTGGCAGGAACCACAATTCGCTACGAAACTTATAACGACAACACTCCGGCTACTTCATCCGGAGCCGACAAAAGGTGGATTCCCGGAGTATTCTCACAGGGAGAACTAAAAGCCGGTGATTTTACCTTTCTGGGTGGAATCCGGGTTGATCATCATTCCGAGCATGGGTTTGTAACTGCACCCCGATTATCATCGAAATTCAGCCCATCAGACCTGACGACATTCAGAATCAGTGCCGGAACCGGATTTCGGGTGGTGAATGTATTTACGGAAGACCATGCTGCCTTGACGGGTTCCCGGGAAGTGGTATTTAATGAGGATCTGGAGCCGGAGGAATCCAAAAGCATAACGGGGAGCCTCGAGCAGATTATCCCATTTGGTACAAACCCAATGACGGTAAGTCTGGACGGGTTTTATACGCGTTTCTCCAATAAAATTATCCCGGATTACGATCAGGACCCAAACCTGATTGTGTACGAAAACCTGGATGGGTTCTCCGTAACGCAAGGCTTCTCGGTTGGGCTGGAGCAGAATTTTACGGCTCTGCCTGTTACCTACAATGCCAGCATCACCATTATGGATGTGTACACCGAAGAGAACGGACAGCGACAGGCTCTGGCCTATGCTCCGGAATATACCGGCGTGTTTGGAGCCACCTACAACTTTCGGTCGCTGGATCTTTCCCTTGGTTATAACGGGAACCTGGTGGGTCCAAAACGCATGCCGGCTAACTATGCTGAAGATTTTGGGAGATCTTCCAAGTCACCGGCTTACTCCACGCACGACTTAAAGATTACTAAGGAATTCACCAACGTGAACAGCGAAAAGGGAATCGGTTTTGAGGCGTACCTGTCTGCGGAAAATATTTTCAACTACACGCAGGGCAGCCCGTTAGTGGGAGCCGGGAATCCCTTTGGTCCTGAGTTTGATACAATTTATACCTGGGGACCAATCATCGGCCGTACCTTTTCAATTGGCGCAAGATTAAACCTGAGGTAG
- a CDS encoding TlpA disulfide reductase family protein, with translation MKLLLSILLIVSSAVFSGPKVHNFKLKNLDNRTTSYEDVKGEKLTVIDFWATWCKPCIKSIPKFVDMYDEFESQGVQFVGISVDGPRNLSKVKPFSKSLGIDYPVLLDTDNNVMARLRVQAVPTLLIVNSEDEVVYFHEGYTPGEEKMIEAEINKLLSE, from the coding sequence ATGAAACTTCTCTTATCGATTTTACTGATTGTAAGCTCTGCCGTCTTCAGCGGACCTAAAGTCCATAACTTCAAGCTAAAAAACCTGGATAACCGCACCACTTCCTACGAAGATGTAAAGGGAGAAAAGCTGACCGTAATCGACTTTTGGGCTACATGGTGCAAGCCTTGTATCAAATCCATCCCCAAGTTTGTGGACATGTATGATGAGTTTGAATCACAGGGTGTACAATTTGTGGGCATCAGTGTGGACGGCCCCCGAAACCTTTCCAAAGTAAAACCTTTTTCCAAATCCCTCGGCATAGATTATCCGGTTTTACTGGATACCGACAACAATGTGATGGCACGCCTACGGGTTCAGGCTGTACCCACCTTGCTTATCGTAAACAGCGAGGATGAAGTCGTGTATTTTCATGAAGGATACACTCCGGGTGAAGAGAAGATGATAGAAGCTGAAATCAACAAATTGCTAAGCGAGTGA
- a CDS encoding ABC transporter permease has product MLYLNLAWRNIWRNRRRTFITILSIVVAVMLSAVMRAMQEGQYDDMIENTVGTFTGYIQIHQAGYWEDQTLDNTLVFSDSLIRKLNNNDEVAHVVPRLQSFALAAGESQSRPALILGVDVSKEQHLSNARERLQAGAYFDSNDEKSVLVGNEMMQRLGVQPGDSLVLIGQGFRGQSATGLYEVKGSVRFPSSEMNKNMVMLPLETAQNLFASHNRVTAIALMLDDAHQVEEVVTKLKKELSAGDYEIMGWQELMPELMQSIEADRGSGLIMIFILYMVVGFGILGTVLMMISERTYELGVMLAVGTPRVTILSILAIEMLVITFIGVGVGVLISIPISWYFNINPIQLPDSMTEVMEGYGMEPVIQFATDPSIFYSQAVIVFIITLIFTIIPLIRASRLNPVKALRS; this is encoded by the coding sequence ATGCTGTATCTAAACTTAGCTTGGAGAAATATCTGGCGGAATCGTCGTCGCACGTTTATCACGATTCTGTCTATTGTGGTGGCAGTGATGTTATCAGCCGTGATGAGGGCCATGCAGGAAGGTCAGTATGATGACATGATAGAGAATACCGTTGGCACCTTTACCGGCTACATACAAATTCATCAGGCTGGATATTGGGAAGACCAGACTCTTGATAACACTCTGGTTTTTTCCGACTCCCTAATTCGTAAGCTGAACAACAATGATGAGGTTGCCCATGTTGTGCCCCGGCTTCAGTCTTTTGCACTGGCTGCGGGAGAGAGCCAAAGTCGGCCGGCATTGATTTTAGGGGTTGACGTAAGCAAAGAGCAGCATCTCAGCAATGCCAGGGAAAGATTACAAGCCGGTGCGTACTTTGACTCAAATGATGAGAAGTCGGTATTGGTAGGTAATGAGATGATGCAACGCCTTGGCGTACAACCGGGGGATAGCCTGGTTTTAATTGGTCAGGGTTTTCGGGGGCAAAGTGCAACAGGGCTATACGAGGTCAAAGGCTCGGTTCGGTTCCCAAGTTCTGAAATGAATAAGAACATGGTGATGCTTCCTTTGGAGACGGCTCAAAACCTATTTGCTTCCCATAACCGTGTTACGGCTATTGCTTTAATGCTTGATGACGCACATCAGGTAGAAGAAGTTGTAACTAAGCTGAAGAAGGAACTTTCAGCCGGCGATTATGAAATAATGGGATGGCAGGAATTAATGCCGGAACTGATGCAGAGCATTGAAGCAGACCGTGGCAGCGGACTGATTATGATATTCATTCTCTATATGGTAGTAGGCTTTGGTATCCTGGGTACCGTGCTTATGATGATAAGTGAGCGAACGTACGAATTAGGTGTGATGCTGGCCGTGGGAACCCCCAGGGTTACCATCTTGTCAATTCTTGCCATCGAGATGTTGGTCATCACCTTTATCGGGGTGGGGGTTGGGGTTTTAATTTCTATTCCCATCTCATGGTATTTCAATATCAATCCTATTCAACTGCCAGATAGTATGACCGAAGTGATGGAAGGGTATGGTATGGAACCGGTTATACAGTTTGCTACAGATCCATCCATTTTCTACTCACAAGCTGTCATAGTGTTTATCATCACTCTGATCTTCACCATAATCCCGCTGATAAGGGCGAGCAGGTTGAATCCTGTAAAAGCATTGAGGTCCTAA
- a CDS encoding FtsX-like permease family protein: MKIIKLGWKNIWRNPMRSSVVIVAVLLGTWAGIFSAGFLNGMMQDSLSNQIELSVGHIQIMHPRFDDLYNPKYQVDKADEVIETLQNESYVTDISVKSLVTGLAQSTRNSYGVTVNGVSPATDTLLAIKQYMTEGTFLTSDRRNPIVIGRKLAERLDIGMRSRMVLSFQDINGEITGGAFRVAGIFDSFSNQYDESTVFVLKDDLNRLIGSGQAVHNIRVDTDDLSRADEYARQLREQFPELEIKTWRDIAPDLRYIFDMMDISLYMVMVLITIGLVFSIINTMLMAVLERTRELGMLRAIGMNKSRTFSMIMLETFFLTMAGTPLGLLFSWLTISYFSHSGIDLSAFSEGLSEYGFSTIIYPELSATYYLNITLLIAVAALLSAIYPAVRTLKLNPVQAIRKFN; the protein is encoded by the coding sequence ATGAAGATCATTAAGCTCGGATGGAAAAATATTTGGCGCAACCCCATGAGAAGCAGCGTGGTTATAGTAGCTGTGTTGTTGGGAACCTGGGCGGGTATTTTCTCGGCCGGTTTTTTAAATGGTATGATGCAGGATTCTCTGAGTAATCAGATAGAACTTTCGGTCGGGCATATTCAGATTATGCATCCCCGGTTTGATGACCTCTACAATCCTAAGTACCAGGTGGATAAAGCGGATGAGGTAATAGAAACCCTTCAGAATGAATCGTATGTAACAGATATTTCTGTCAAAAGTTTGGTAACCGGACTGGCTCAAAGTACACGAAACAGTTACGGGGTTACCGTGAATGGAGTAAGCCCGGCAACAGATACTTTGCTCGCTATCAAGCAATACATGACAGAGGGTACATTTCTTACCTCAGACCGCCGAAACCCAATTGTGATTGGACGTAAACTTGCCGAGCGGCTGGATATTGGTATGCGCTCCCGGATGGTGCTGAGTTTTCAGGATATTAATGGAGAAATAACCGGAGGGGCATTTCGGGTGGCGGGGATTTTTGATTCCTTCAGCAATCAATATGACGAGAGCACAGTATTTGTACTTAAGGATGATTTGAACCGGTTAATAGGAAGCGGGCAAGCTGTTCATAATATCCGGGTAGATACAGATGACCTATCGCGTGCCGATGAATATGCCCGGCAATTACGCGAACAGTTTCCGGAGTTGGAAATCAAAACCTGGAGAGATATTGCTCCTGACCTTCGATACATCTTTGATATGATGGATATCTCTTTATACATGGTGATGGTGCTTATAACAATTGGCTTGGTGTTCAGCATCATAAATACCATGCTGATGGCTGTACTTGAGCGTACAAGAGAACTTGGGATGTTGCGCGCAATTGGGATGAATAAAAGCAGGACGTTTAGCATGATCATGTTGGAAACTTTTTTCCTTACGATGGCAGGGACCCCTTTAGGCCTTCTGTTTAGCTGGCTTACCATCTCATATTTCTCACATTCCGGTATTGATTTAAGTGCTTTTTCAGAAGGATTAAGTGAGTATGGCTTTAGTACAATAATCTATCCTGAGCTGTCCGCTACCTATTATTTGAATATCACCCTACTTATTGCTGTTGCAGCACTTTTGTCAGCGATCTACCCTGCTGTTCGAACGCTTAAGCTAAACCCTGTTCAGGCCATTAGAAAATTCAATTAA
- a CDS encoding DUF6029 family protein: protein MLRLLIISSVIGLLYSSSAFAQLYGTNTFEFQYGNLPYEENTDLTTSYDQLNLFYDQGKISAYGRFEHFLTPFNDRNYFLLSQKRLQYEDDHFKVRIGNFYKTIGRGLLLRSYDIPGSVYEDSFYRTRYAFNRDQEGVDISYKNDWIEASVIRARPLFNPLPPNFKPDSARRPDLIEAIESDFYLTEDLSIGGAFMRSRSDGRDDYRELASLMYNYNLPFNLQVYGEYAFDTDIALFQFEEEDSYALYSGLNYFYGSFGLSAEYKNYNQFRLGSGYNDPPSLIKEHTYPVLNRSTHVLSTANESGFQVEGFYNFEDGHSVTANITTAKNEIARTNYYREYFLEGYYQASDFLSFKAFVDYATDERKGEENRISAGLISEKSFNYEWSLALDVQFQTYYKTAFSQNVENYYASIAYSTIPDLTVSLVFEATDDLLITDNPNTFDIEDETRTWLGGNVRYKINQSHTLDVFAGKRRGGPACTSGICYEILDFEGVELRFTTRF from the coding sequence ATGCTGCGGTTGCTAATCATATCATCGGTAATCGGACTCCTTTATAGTTCATCCGCTTTTGCCCAGCTTTATGGCACCAATACCTTCGAGTTTCAATATGGGAATCTGCCTTATGAAGAGAATACGGACCTGACCACATCGTACGATCAGCTCAATCTCTTCTATGATCAGGGAAAAATCAGTGCCTACGGACGATTTGAACATTTTCTTACCCCCTTTAATGACCGCAACTACTTTCTTCTGTCGCAAAAGCGCCTGCAGTACGAAGACGACCATTTTAAAGTGAGAATCGGGAATTTCTATAAAACCATCGGTCGCGGACTGTTACTTCGCAGTTATGACATCCCCGGATCCGTGTATGAAGACTCTTTTTATCGCACCCGATATGCCTTCAACCGGGACCAGGAGGGCGTTGACATCAGCTATAAGAATGATTGGATTGAAGCCTCCGTGATCCGAGCCCGTCCACTTTTTAACCCGCTTCCACCCAACTTTAAACCGGATAGTGCCCGCCGCCCCGATTTAATTGAGGCTATAGAGTCTGATTTTTATCTCACTGAAGACCTCAGTATTGGCGGAGCCTTCATGAGAAGCCGTTCCGACGGGCGTGACGATTACCGCGAACTGGCTTCACTAATGTATAATTACAATCTCCCTTTCAATCTGCAGGTTTACGGGGAGTATGCTTTTGATACCGATATCGCCCTTTTTCAGTTTGAAGAGGAGGATTCCTATGCTCTTTATTCCGGGCTGAATTATTTCTACGGATCTTTTGGCCTCAGTGCTGAATACAAGAACTACAATCAATTTCGGCTGGGTTCGGGATACAACGATCCACCCTCGCTCATCAAAGAACATACCTACCCGGTGCTGAACCGAAGTACGCATGTGTTGAGCACCGCCAATGAATCCGGCTTTCAAGTGGAGGGCTTCTATAACTTTGAAGACGGCCATTCGGTGACGGCAAATATCACCACCGCTAAGAATGAGATTGCCCGAACCAACTATTACCGGGAGTATTTTTTGGAAGGATATTACCAGGCGAGCGACTTCCTTTCTTTCAAAGCCTTTGTGGACTATGCAACCGATGAGCGCAAGGGAGAAGAAAACCGCATTTCGGCAGGGTTGATTTCGGAAAAAAGCTTCAACTATGAATGGAGCCTTGCTTTGGATGTTCAGTTCCAGACCTATTACAAAACCGCCTTCTCCCAAAACGTTGAAAATTATTACGCCTCCATCGCTTACAGCACGATCCCCGATTTAACCGTCAGTCTTGTATTCGAAGCCACCGACGACTTATTGATTACCGACAATCCCAACACCTTTGATATTGAGGACGAAACGCGTACCTGGCTGGGCGGAAATGTAAGATACAAGATCAACCAGTCTCACACGTTAGATGTTTTCGCAGGCAAAAGACGCGGAGGACCTGCCTGCACATCCGGCATCTGTTATGAGATTCTGGATTTTGAAGGAGTTGAATTAAGATTCACCACACGGTTTTAA
- a CDS encoding thioredoxin family protein has translation MKSSNLFYLSVIFTLIGVVFSNSVYAQTTELEWHSFEQALKLAEEEGKPIMVDVWAPWCGWCKKMKKEVYPELSAALSKDFVLTRLNRDDNEDKKTYQQYRITPLRLAQKFGVQNVPAIVFLSPEGEYLFHISGFVEADELKEILGYVSVERAERL, from the coding sequence ATGAAATCCAGCAACCTGTTTTACCTGTCGGTTATTTTTACCCTGATTGGGGTGGTTTTTTCAAACTCTGTTTATGCTCAGACAACAGAACTGGAATGGCATTCCTTTGAACAAGCTCTGAAGCTGGCGGAAGAAGAGGGCAAGCCCATCATGGTAGATGTTTGGGCACCGTGGTGTGGCTGGTGTAAGAAAATGAAGAAGGAAGTATACCCGGAGCTTAGCGCAGCACTCAGCAAAGACTTTGTACTTACCCGACTAAACCGGGACGATAATGAGGATAAAAAAACCTATCAGCAATACAGAATCACTCCTTTACGATTAGCCCAGAAGTTCGGCGTACAAAATGTACCGGCTATTGTTTTCTTATCCCCGGAGGGAGAATACCTGTTTCATATTTCGGGCTTTGTGGAAGCGGATGAACTGAAAGAGATTTTGGGGTATGTTTCTGTGGAGAGGGCGGAAAGGCTTTGA
- a CDS encoding ABC transporter ATP-binding protein has product MSVITTENLTKVYNPDPDKVPVHALNGVDLTIEKGEFTAIVGPSGSGKTTLLNIIGGLDEPTEGKAFIKDTDLTTLSDSELIKFRLNHIGFVFQAYNLIPVLTAIENVSFVMQMQGRPSAECREKSLALLKEVGLEDKIHKRPSELSGGQQQRVAVARALASKPDFVLADEPTANLDSVSTAELLDMMLDLNKREDMTFVFSTHDQRVIDRARRVVTLVDGKIDSDEKRG; this is encoded by the coding sequence ATGTCTGTCATAACCACCGAAAACCTTACGAAAGTGTACAATCCGGATCCGGATAAAGTGCCGGTTCATGCACTGAATGGAGTAGATTTAACAATTGAGAAGGGGGAGTTTACTGCTATCGTAGGGCCGTCCGGTTCAGGAAAAACAACTTTGCTGAATATAATTGGCGGACTTGATGAACCAACGGAAGGCAAAGCGTTTATTAAAGACACGGATTTAACCACCCTGTCAGACAGCGAGCTCATCAAATTCAGGCTCAATCATATTGGGTTTGTGTTTCAGGCTTATAACCTGATCCCGGTGTTGACAGCTATTGAAAATGTATCTTTTGTAATGCAAATGCAGGGACGCCCATCCGCTGAATGTCGCGAGAAAAGCCTGGCATTGTTAAAAGAAGTTGGACTTGAAGATAAAATTCACAAACGACCTTCCGAGCTTTCAGGTGGGCAACAACAAAGAGTTGCAGTAGCAAGAGCATTGGCATCCAAGCCGGACTTTGTCCTCGCTGATGAGCCCACCGCCAACCTGGATTCCGTTTCTACGGCCGAATTACTGGATATGATGCTGGATCTGAATAAGCGCGAGGATATGACCTTTGTATTTTCCACTCACGACCAGCGCGTGATTGACCGGGCTCGAAGAGTGGTTACCCTGGTAGATGGGAAAATTGATTCTGATGAGAAAAGAGGATGA